Proteins from a genomic interval of Aphelocoma coerulescens isolate FSJ_1873_10779 chromosome 24, UR_Acoe_1.0, whole genome shotgun sequence:
- the SC5D gene encoding lathosterol oxidase translates to MDLVLEAADRHLLTPYVYPAGWPEGEPCRQLLSLFVITNLGALALYLLFGTLSYYFIFDHELKKHPQFLENQVSREIAYALRSLPWISVPTVALFFAEVRGYSKLYDNIEDSPYGWSGVFLSMLSFLFFTDMGIYWIHRGLHHKLFYKRFHKPHHLWKIATPFASHAFHPVDGFMQSLPYHVYPFLFPLHKVTYLGLYIFVNVWTISIHDGDYRVPRLLRHVINGSAHHTDHHLYFDYNYGQYFTLWDKIGGSYKSPTSFEGKGPHDYLRKLREKDQGASNGVAASKTE, encoded by the exons ATGGATCTGGTCCTGGAAGCCGCTGACCGGCACCTCCTGACGCCCTACGTGTACCCGGCGGGGTGGCCCGAGGGCGAGCCCTGCCGCCAGCTCCTCAGCCTCTTCGTCATCACCAACCTGGGGGCCCTCGCCCTCTACCTGCTCTTTGGCACCCTCAGCTACTACTTCATCTTCGACCACGAGCTCAAGAAGCATCCCCAGTTCCTGGAG AACCAGGTGAGCCGGGAGATCGCCTACGCCCTGCGCTCCCTGCCCTGGATCAGCGTCCCCACTGTCGCCCTGTTCTTCGCCGAGGTGCGGGGCTACAGCAAACTCTACGACAACATCGAGGACTCCCCGTATG GCTGGTCTGGTGTGTTCCTCAGCATGCtgtccttcctcttcttcaccGACATGGGCATCTACTGGATACACCGTGGTCTCCACCACAAGCTGTTCTATAAG CGCTTCCACAAGCCCCACCACCTGTGGAAGATCGCCACGCCCTTCGCCAGCCACGCCTTCCACCCCGTGGATGGCTTCATGCAGAGCCTGCCCTACCACGTGtaccccttcctcttccccctgcACAAAGTCACCTACCTGGGCCTCTACATCTTTGTCAACGTCTGGACCATCTCCATCCACGACGGTGACTACCGCGTGCCGCGGCTGCTGCGGCACGTCATCAACGGCTCTGCCCACCACACCGACCACCACCTGTACTTCGACTACAACTACGGGCAGTATTTCACCCTCTGGGACAAGATTGGGGGTTCCTACAAGAGCCCCACGTCCTTCGAGGGCAAAGGCCCCCACGATTACTTGCGCAAGCTCCGAGAGAAAGACCAGGGAGCGTCCAACGGCGTCGCGGCCTCCAAGACCGAGTAG